Genomic DNA from Magnolia sinica isolate HGM2019 chromosome 4, MsV1, whole genome shotgun sequence:
CAGCTACAAAAAGATCTCGAACTCCTTTCCTTCCAGGTTTTGTCTATGTTTGAGACAAACAAGAACCTTGCTAGGCAAGCTTTGTCAGAAGCTTCCCAACTATGTTTTCCAGAGTATACCGAAGAGAATGCTGAAGAACCATGCTCATGGTCGGAGAAGGATGATTCAGAGACTGCATTCCTGAAAGAACAGTACAAATCAAGGGTACAATCACTTAAAGTAGGGGTTGCTGTGCCCTGGAGAGCGGAGCTGTCTTCACAGCTCAATGGCCCACCTGTTAAACTCATTGACACTATGATACACAATGTGGATCATATTTTGGACGAGAAGGGTATGTCTTTAAAAGAAGTTCCCATGCATGCAGAAATGATTTCCAAGGATGGCAATGCTACTCTTTCAAAGCTAAGGGCGATTGAAGGTTTTACAGATGCAGTAAAAGAGGGGGATGCTGGTATAAATGGTTTGAGACTAGAGAATGCAGGTCAGGTTGCCGTTCCATACACAGTTATTCCGGAAATGAAGAATTTGTTACTTCACGCTGATCTAGCTGCAGAACAAAAGAAAAAGCTATCAGATGCAGAGGTTCTATTGGAGGACATGAAAAGATCACTTCGATTGCAGGAAGAGCTTCACAAGAGGGCAGAAGCTGAACTCTCTGAAATGCATCTGCTGAACTTGCACTTGGAAGTATTTTCAAACATATTACAAGAAACTCTGCGGGAAGCAAATGATGGGATTAGGCTCATGGAGGGAAAGGCAGATGAACTGGTTGAGCAGCTAGAAAGGACGACTGAGTTTAAGGAGATGTTGATGTCTAAGCTGCAGGCTGCAAAGCATGAATTAGAAGCACTGAGGAAATCTGAGTCTAGGTGTATGGCCAAATGTgaagatttgagagtggaaaatcACACTCTGGAAGCTAAGTTACAGCATATTTCAGATGAGAATGGTCTTCTTACTCAAGAGGTTACAGAATGTGGCAGATTGCTCCTGGAATGCAGAAGTTACAAGAGTATGTATGAGGCTTGCACTGCGGAAAAGAATGGCCTGGAGAATTTCTTGGAACAGGAAAGCTTCGAAAAACACCATCTTCGGAGTGAGATTCTCTCTCTAAATGAAGAATTGGAAACCTTGAAAGCAGAATTCGATCGGCAGTCTTCTGAAAAGGGTGATCTGGAAAAAACTGTCATGGTTCTGCAAGACAAGTTGGGGAACCTTAGGTCTAGCATGGTTTCATATAATGAGCAAACCAGTGGACTGGCCCTTGCTGATAAATCATTCCACCAAGAATTGAAGGAGAAGAACTTCGAGACTACATTCTTGCATCTGGAAGAGCTTCAGCGGATGGCACATGAACAGATTCTTCAACTCAGTCAAGAGAAGAAGGacataatgcaagaaagaaataTTGTTCGAGGGTCATTAAGCAGTGCAGAATCAAAAATTCTATTCATGAATCAGAAGTTTGATTCCGATTTAAAAGACATGGTGACTAAGCTAGATGTGGCCAATATACATGGGGAAAAGCTTCAGCTAGAGCTTCAAGATGTTTCTTACAAACTCAGTCTTAGCTTACAAGCTGAAGAAAAATATGCAGAGCAGAACAGAGAGCTGTCATCAAAACTCACATTGTTGGAGACAGAACTGCAACGAGTTACTAGTGAAAACAGGGACTTTGCTCAAAAGATCTTGACTTTTGACAGTGTGAACAAGGAACTTGAAAGGACTAAGTTGGCGATCATCGACTGTAGGCAGGAAAATGAAGCATTGATGATCTCTTTACAGGCTGGTAATGAGGACTCTGTCCAATTGGCAAATGAGCTCAGCAGCTTAAACGAAAGTTTGAGATGTGCACGTGATGAATTCCTGTCCACAAGAGACTCTAGAGATGAATTGGAGGCTACAGTTACAGTTCTTACTTCTCAATTGAATGAGAAGCATGAGCAGATGCTATCTTTCAAGGGTCAGGAAGCTGAATTGGTCCATCTCAGGCAAGAGGTATCAGATCTTGAGTTCGAGTTATCAAAAGTGAAGCATCTTTTGTTCCAAAGCGAGCAATGTCAAAGAAAGGCAGATGAGGAAACTTCATTTCTTCGGCTTCAAGTTATTGATCTGGAAACTAATTTGGCAACCATGCATGAGTTCTTGTTGGCTGCTGATGTGGAAGTCGTTTTCATAAAAAATCAGTTCCAGATCAGGATGAAGGAGCTTCTTGATGAAGAGGTATCAGATCTTGAATTCAAGTTGTCGAAAGTGAATCATCTTTTGTTCCAAAGCGAGCAACGTCAAAGAAAGGCAGATGAGGAAGCTTCATTTCTTAGGCTTGAACTTGTTGATCTGGAAACTAATTTGGCAACCATGCATGAGTTCTTGTTGGCTGCTGATGTGGAAGTTGTTTTCATAAAAAATCAGTTCCAGATCAGGATGAAGGCGCTTCTTGACCGACTGAATTCTTTAGAGAGGAATAATGTTGATATTTGTTTAAAGCATCTGGATGTAGTAACCACACTGAATGCTCGCATGGCCATTGAAGCACAGTGTGTTGAAGAAAATGCCGAACTGATGACAGCTCTCCAATCTTTGAGGTCTGAGTTAGAAACTGTTGTCAGTGAAAAAAGGGTACTTGAGGATTATGTTGATAAAAGAAGTGCTATCTGGGCTGAATTTGAGAACTACAAGGCCATGGCAGCAGTGGCTGAAGTTGACAGTTGTCAACAGAAGCATAGGCATGAAGTCGAGACTGAACAATTGAAAAGCAGGCTGGTGAATTTTGAAGAAGAGATGGATAATCTAAGGTCCTCAAGGGATGAATTGGAAATCACAGTTGTAGTCCTTAGATCCAAGCTCGATGAACTGCATGCCCAGTTATCGTTGCTGCAGGAGTGTGATGATGAGCTGATGAAGTTGCGGAATGAGAATAATGACCTTACTCACAGGCTTTCTGAACAGGTTTTCAAGACAGAAGAATTCAAGAACCTGTCCATACATTTAAAAGAACTTAAAGACAGAGCAGATGCAGAGCATTCCCAAGTTCGTGAGAAAAGAGAAATTGAAGGGCCATCGTTCGCTGTGCAAGAGTCATTGAGAATTGCTTTTATCAGAGAACAGTGCGAAACTAAGCTGCAAGAGCTGAGAAGTCAGCTTTACATCTCCAAAAAACATGGGGAAGAGATGCTCTTGAAACTGCAGGATGCACTTGATGAGCTTGAGAACCGAAAGAAAGGTGAGGCTTCTCAAGCAAAAAGGAACGAAGAGCTGTCTAAGAAAATCTTGGAACTGGAGACTGAGCTGCAGACAGTACTCACTGACAAGAGAGAAAAGGTCAGGGCTTATGACCGAATGAAGGCAGAATTGGAATGCTCGATGTTAAGCCTGGACTGTTGTAAAGAAGAAAAACTTACGCTTGAATCTTCTTTGCAAGAATGCAACGAGGAGAGGACCAGAATGGCAATGGAGCTTAATTCAATGAAGGAACGGTTGGAAAGCTCTGCATCTTCTACAAATATTACCAAGCAAGGAAATCATGAACCTGGTGGTCCCAATGCTGTGTTCGTTCAGCCACTTGCAGAAACTGGCAGGTCCTTGACATCAGAAGTTCAGAGCTGGCCTGGAATGGATACAGTAAACATGGTTGCTACTAATGATGCAAATAAAATGGGCGGCCTGAAATCCTCAGACACTAGTCTTGTAGTGGGTTCATGTCAAGATGAATTGTCCATTGATGAAGGAAATCAGTCAAGTTCACAGGTAATTTAATATTTCCCTGGAATCACCCTCTTGAATTTATGTTGTTGGATCATCGTAAGTGATCTTGAACATTTTGTACCTAGGCAGGCAAATTTCATTCATAGCCATAGTCTCTGTGTCTACCTTTAGTTATGCATTCTCTTTTGGTTTATCAGCTAAATATATTAAGGAATAGAAAGAGTAATGCAAATCTAGGAAAAGTATTTGGAAAATAGTGTCGTTGTTTTTTCCAAGCATTTGTATTACTGAGTCAGTTCTATAACATAATGTAGTTATAAGGATGTAGGACAAGTGATATCAGTGAACAAGTGGTTCTATTCTGTTTATTAAGATTTGCAACACCAAGACACGAAGTGTGATTAATTGGGTGTGCAAGTTTTGGTGGTAGTGGCAATGAACTGCATATACAACCCCAACAGGGCTGTGCGGTGATTTTGGGGTCTCCTAACTTATATTCTATTGTTTAACAGGATGCCCTCGCATCTAAAAGTTTTGAAGTTTCAAGGCTAGTGCGCCAAGAAAAAGAGGGCCTGCTGCAAAACAACATGAATACGGCTCTTATCAATGGGCATTTCAGAGAGCAATGCTTAAAGTCTAGCATGGAGCGTCTTCATAAAGAGGTATGCTTatacttttctgttttttttataACTATAGAGGAATGCCGTCATGAAGGAAAATTGCGCagtagtccacattcaactagcaAAAAGTGGATAGCATTTGCCTAATCACTAAAATTTTTGGGTTTGGCCCATCTATGTACATGTTGGAATCTGTGTGTGTGCCTGCAGTGCACACCTCAATGTAGTTGGTTATCTTACGTTTATGTTTAGTGCGAATATGTTTAGTCTTTTTATACTCTTTATCAATAAGGAGGTTAGTTAGCTGCTTTGTATGATTAGGAAGATTAGACACAAGTCTCTcccacttcttcttttttcctttcttcttagcTTATTTTTCTACATGGTATCAGCGCATTGAGGCTCAATCCACACGTTCATTCCACATGTTCCTACTTCCTTCTATCCGCACTTGCAATAGTAATTGTGCTATGGTGTTCATGCTACAGTGGTTGTCTGGGCTTCGTTCCAGATTTTGtgccaaccattttttttttttctaatcaatCTGGTTTTGTATTCATGTAgcacttgatagagtggaatagcaGAATAGAATTCATGTAGTGGAATCTAATTAATTGGGCTAAggctttagatgatgatgatgattccacAGTTTGGTCAGCAAACACTTTCTCCATGTATATGGTGAGGACAGGGCTTCATGGAACTTACATGAAGTATGCATAATTGTAGCATTTCTCATCATTACAGATACATTGAGGTATTACTATTGGAGTTTATACCTTTGCTCACATTGTATGAATTATGGGATGGTTTCTGAATAGATAAGGAACTGTGTCATTTTCATTTCAGCAGGAATTTTTTTCTTGGTTGATTTTTCTCCCCTTTTCACCTTAAGCCTCTTTCATATACTTGCAGTTGGAAAGGATGAAAAATGAGAACCTGACTTCTCTTCTACCACAAGATGAACATCATTCAGACCCAGCTTTTCAAGGTTTACAAAGAGAGTTGTTGCAATTACACATGGTATATATGCGCACACTATGCCAACCTAGCAAGTCATAATTACCTCCATCAAGTCTCATAAATCACTCTCTTGCTTGCTTTTCCACAGGCAAATGAACAATTGGGGAGCATATTTCCTTTATTTAATGAATTTTCAGGCAGTGGAAATGCATTGGAAAGGGTACTCGCACTGGAAATTGAGCTCGCGGAAGCATTGCAAGCAAAGAAAAAATCGAGCATTCATTTTCAGAGGTAGACCATAGCATGGATGGTAACAAACATCAATGACCTTATTCATTTTACTGCAGTATGTGAATTTTTTCGCCCATATAGTCAGAGTACGAAACAGTGTTGTGAAGAGCATGCTTACTACACAACAGGACTTGATATTGACTTTCAACTAGCCGCAAGTTCCCACAAAGAGTTGCAGCATGACTCAAACCCTAGATGAATAATCTGAGCCTTTCTTGAACTTTGATAAGAGAAAAACCAAGGACACATTTGGGGGCTT
This window encodes:
- the LOC131242191 gene encoding uncharacterized protein LOC131242191 isoform X3 → MSRIAKWKLEKTKIKVVFRLQFHATHIPQPGWDKLFVSFIPADSGKATAKTTKANVRNGNCKWSDPIYETTRLLQDAKTKKYDEKFYKLVVAMGSSRSSLLGEANINLADYADASKPLSVALPLHGCNSGTVLHVTVQLLTSKTGFREFEQQRELREKGFQKINDHNVHEEPAEKESVEMANDHIDKVSARVRFKPDFAELPSLEEEEEFNEDNTDSAIGMDGSSHTSESLYAEKHDISSTNEVDSLKSTISGELSAYSLSQNNQPEKRDVCGPQPVSQGSNDWVHGWSSDYSMDNELATAYDENGRLKGSLEVAEASIQELKLEVGSLQSHADELGAETQRVTLQLAAEIASGEELAREVSILKSECSKLKDGFQELKHSKQSKSFTGMEAELFSLSSPFVQVSSAGKICNLSEGSFVHDLQMKWQRGLLLMEDKVREIQNKACLTYHERDMGFLHSDLEVLDSVLQDFKEGTAQLVSMLNAQPIGREAGRVTGAASALEPEQFVPGGVLGIGDADLYLSEGNLHSFSRPGQISSEFDPIEDNLDATDVMKGKICELLSELEESKAERGNLIKKMDQMECYYEALIQELEESQRQMVDELQNLRNEHSACLYTITTFKSQVETMQQDMNEQFLRFAEERRGLESQNKELERRAISSETALKRLRLNYSIAVGQLQKDLELLSFQVLSMFETNKNLARQALSEASQLCFPEYTEENAEEPCSWSEKDDSETAFLKEQYKSRVQSLKVGVAVPWRAELSSQLNGPPVKLIDTMIHNVDHILDEKGMSLKEVPMHAEMISKDGNATLSKLRAIEGFTDAVKEGDAGINGLRLENAGQVAVPYTVIPEMKNLLLHADLAAEQKKKLSDAEVLLEDMKRSLRLQEELHKRAEAELSEMHLLNLHLEVFSNILQETLREANDGIRLMEGKADELVEQLERTTEFKEMLMSKLQAAKHELEALRKSESRCMAKCEDLRVENHTLEAKLQHISDENGLLTQEVTECGRLLLECRSYKSMYEACTAEKNGLENFLEQESFEKHHLRSEILSLNEELETLKAEFDRQSSEKGDLEKTVMVLQDKLGNLRSSMVSYNEQTSGLALADKSFHQELKEKNFETTFLHLEELQRMAHEQILQLSQEKKDIMQERNIVRGSLSSAESKILFMNQKFDSDLKDMVTKLDVANIHGEKLQLELQDVSYKLSLSLQAEEKYAEQNRELSSKLTLLETELQRVTSENRDFAQKILTFDSVNKELERTKLAIIDCRQENEALMISLQAGNEDSVQLANELSSLNESLRCARDEFLSTRDSRDELEATVTVLTSQLNEKHEQMLSFKGQEAELVHLRQEVSDLEFELSKVKHLLFQSEQCQRKADEETSFLRLQVIDLETNLATMHEFLLAADVEVVFIKNQFQIRMKELLDEEVSDLEFKLSKVNHLLFQSEQRQRKADEEASFLRLELVDLETNLATMHEFLLAADVEVVFIKNQFQIRMKALLDRLNSLERNNVDICLKHLDVVTTLNARMAIEAQCVEENAELMTALQSLRSELETVVSEKRVLEDYVDKRSAIWAEFENYKAMAAVAEVDSCQQKHRHEVETEQLKSRLVNFEEEMDNLRSSRDELEITVVVLRSKLDELHAQLSLLQECDDELMKLRNENNDLTHRLSEQVFKTEEFKNLSIHLKELKDRADAEHSQVREKREIEGPSFAVQESLRIAFIREQCETKLQELRSQLYISKKHGEEMLLKLQDALDELENRKKGEASQAKRNEELSKKILELETELQTVLTDKREKVRAYDRMKAELECSMLSLDCCKEEKLTLESSLQECNEERTRMAMELNSMKERLESSASSTNITKQGNHEPGGPNAVFVQPLAETGRSLTSEVQSWPGMDTVNMVATNDANKMGGLKSSDTSLVVGSCQDELSIDEGNQSSSQDALASKSFEVSRLVRQEKEGLLQNNMNTALINGHFREQCLKSSMERLHKELIFLHGISALRLNPHVHSTCSYFLLSALAIVIVLWCSCYSGCLGFVPDFVPTIFFFSNQSGFVFM
- the LOC131242191 gene encoding uncharacterized protein LOC131242191 isoform X2, producing MGTANGLIPSTRLQDFSKMPRPRNTMRSSTSLWWQWVLLGLASLVRLTSTLLIMQMHQSLCLLHCHFMDATLELFYIEFEQQRELREKGFQKINDHNVHEEPAEKESVEMANDHIDKVSARVRFKPDFAELPSLEEEEEFNEDNTDSAIGMDGSSHTSESLYAEKHDISSTNEVDSLKSTISGELSAYSLSQNNQPEKRDVCGPQPVSQGSNDWVHGWSSDYSMDNELATAYDENGRLKGSLEVAEASIQELKLEVGSLQSHADELGAETQRVTLQLAAEIASGEELAREVSILKSECSKLKDGFQELKHSKQSKSFTGMEAELFSLSSPFVQVSSAGKICNLSEGSFVHDLQMKWQRGLLLMEDKVREIQNKACLTYHERDMGFLHSDLEVLDSVLQDFKEGTAQLVSMLNAQPIGREAGRVTGAASALEPEQFVPGGVLGIGDADLYLSEGNLHSFSRPGQISSEFDPIEDNLDATDVMKGKICELLSELEESKAERGNLIKKMDQMECYYEALIQELEESQRQMVDELQNLRNEHSACLYTITTFKSQVETMQQDMNEQFLRFAEERRGLESQNKELERRAISSETALKRLRLNYSIAVGQLQKDLELLSFQVLSMFETNKNLARQALSEASQLCFPEYTEENAEEPCSWSEKDDSETAFLKEQYKSRVQSLKVGVAVPWRAELSSQLNGPPVKLIDTMIHNVDHILDEKGMSLKEVPMHAEMISKDGNATLSKLRAIEGFTDAVKEGDAGINGLRLENAGQVAVPYTVIPEMKNLLLHADLAAEQKKKLSDAEVLLEDMKRSLRLQEELHKRAEAELSEMHLLNLHLEVFSNILQETLREANDGIRLMEGKADELVEQLERTTEFKEMLMSKLQAAKHELEALRKSESRCMAKCEDLRVENHTLEAKLQHISDENGLLTQEVTECGRLLLECRSYKSMYEACTAEKNGLENFLEQESFEKHHLRSEILSLNEELETLKAEFDRQSSEKGDLEKTVMVLQDKLGNLRSSMVSYNEQTSGLALADKSFHQELKEKNFETTFLHLEELQRMAHEQILQLSQEKKDIMQERNIVRGSLSSAESKILFMNQKFDSDLKDMVTKLDVANIHGEKLQLELQDVSYKLSLSLQAEEKYAEQNRELSSKLTLLETELQRVTSENRDFAQKILTFDSVNKELERTKLAIIDCRQENEALMISLQAGNEDSVQLANELSSLNESLRCARDEFLSTRDSRDELEATVTVLTSQLNEKHEQMLSFKGQEAELVHLRQEVSDLEFELSKVKHLLFQSEQCQRKADEETSFLRLQVIDLETNLATMHEFLLAADVEVVFIKNQFQIRMKELLDEEVSDLEFKLSKVNHLLFQSEQRQRKADEEASFLRLELVDLETNLATMHEFLLAADVEVVFIKNQFQIRMKALLDRLNSLERNNVDICLKHLDVVTTLNARMAIEAQCVEENAELMTALQSLRSELETVVSEKRVLEDYVDKRSAIWAEFENYKAMAAVAEVDSCQQKHRHEVETEQLKSRLVNFEEEMDNLRSSRDELEITVVVLRSKLDELHAQLSLLQECDDELMKLRNENNDLTHRLSEQVFKTEEFKNLSIHLKELKDRADAEHSQVREKREIEGPSFAVQESLRIAFIREQCETKLQELRSQLYISKKHGEEMLLKLQDALDELENRKKGEASQAKRNEELSKKILELETELQTVLTDKREKVRAYDRMKAELECSMLSLDCCKEEKLTLESSLQECNEERTRMAMELNSMKERLESSASSTNITKQGNHEPGGPNAVFVQPLAETGRSLTSEVQSWPGMDTVNMVATNDANKMGGLKSSDTSLVVGSCQDELSIDEGNQSSSQDALASKSFEVSRLVRQEKEGLLQNNMNTALINGHFREQCLKSSMERLHKELERMKNENLTSLLPQDEHHSDPAFQGLQRELLQLHMANEQLGSIFPLFNEFSGSGNALERVLALEIELAEALQAKKKSSIHFQSSFLKQHNDEEAVFQSFRDINELIKDMLQVKRRYTAVETELKEMQERYSQLSLQFAEVEGERQQLVMTLKNVRPPKKA
- the LOC131242191 gene encoding uncharacterized protein LOC131242191 isoform X1, with product MSRIAKWKLEKTKIKVVFRLQFHATHIPQPGWDKLFVSFIPADSGKATAKTTKANVRNGNCKWSDPIYETTRLLQDAKTKKYDEKFYKLVVAMGSSRSSLLGEANINLADYADASKPLSVALPLHGCNSGTVLHVTVQLLTSKTGFREFEQQRELREKGFQKINDHNVHEEPAEKESVEMANDHIDKVSARVRFKPDFAELPSLEEEEEFNEDNTDSAIGMDGSSHTSESLYAEKHDISSTNEVDSLKSTISGELSAYSLSQNNQPEKRDVCGPQPVSQGSNDWVHGWSSDYSMDNELATAYDENGRLKGSLEVAEASIQELKLEVGSLQSHADELGAETQRVTLQLAAEIASGEELAREVSILKSECSKLKDGFQELKHSKQSKSFTGMEAELFSLSSPFVQVSSAGKICNLSEGSFVHDLQMKWQRGLLLMEDKVREIQNKACLTYHERDMGFLHSDLEVLDSVLQDFKEGTAQLVSMLNAQPIGREAGRVTGAASALEPEQFVPGGVLGIGDADLYLSEGNLHSFSRPGQISSEFDPIEDNLDATDVMKGKICELLSELEESKAERGNLIKKMDQMECYYEALIQELEESQRQMVDELQNLRNEHSACLYTITTFKSQVETMQQDMNEQFLRFAEERRGLESQNKELERRAISSETALKRLRLNYSIAVGQLQKDLELLSFQVLSMFETNKNLARQALSEASQLCFPEYTEENAEEPCSWSEKDDSETAFLKEQYKSRVQSLKVGVAVPWRAELSSQLNGPPVKLIDTMIHNVDHILDEKGMSLKEVPMHAEMISKDGNATLSKLRAIEGFTDAVKEGDAGINGLRLENAGQVAVPYTVIPEMKNLLLHADLAAEQKKKLSDAEVLLEDMKRSLRLQEELHKRAEAELSEMHLLNLHLEVFSNILQETLREANDGIRLMEGKADELVEQLERTTEFKEMLMSKLQAAKHELEALRKSESRCMAKCEDLRVENHTLEAKLQHISDENGLLTQEVTECGRLLLECRSYKSMYEACTAEKNGLENFLEQESFEKHHLRSEILSLNEELETLKAEFDRQSSEKGDLEKTVMVLQDKLGNLRSSMVSYNEQTSGLALADKSFHQELKEKNFETTFLHLEELQRMAHEQILQLSQEKKDIMQERNIVRGSLSSAESKILFMNQKFDSDLKDMVTKLDVANIHGEKLQLELQDVSYKLSLSLQAEEKYAEQNRELSSKLTLLETELQRVTSENRDFAQKILTFDSVNKELERTKLAIIDCRQENEALMISLQAGNEDSVQLANELSSLNESLRCARDEFLSTRDSRDELEATVTVLTSQLNEKHEQMLSFKGQEAELVHLRQEVSDLEFELSKVKHLLFQSEQCQRKADEETSFLRLQVIDLETNLATMHEFLLAADVEVVFIKNQFQIRMKELLDEEVSDLEFKLSKVNHLLFQSEQRQRKADEEASFLRLELVDLETNLATMHEFLLAADVEVVFIKNQFQIRMKALLDRLNSLERNNVDICLKHLDVVTTLNARMAIEAQCVEENAELMTALQSLRSELETVVSEKRVLEDYVDKRSAIWAEFENYKAMAAVAEVDSCQQKHRHEVETEQLKSRLVNFEEEMDNLRSSRDELEITVVVLRSKLDELHAQLSLLQECDDELMKLRNENNDLTHRLSEQVFKTEEFKNLSIHLKELKDRADAEHSQVREKREIEGPSFAVQESLRIAFIREQCETKLQELRSQLYISKKHGEEMLLKLQDALDELENRKKGEASQAKRNEELSKKILELETELQTVLTDKREKVRAYDRMKAELECSMLSLDCCKEEKLTLESSLQECNEERTRMAMELNSMKERLESSASSTNITKQGNHEPGGPNAVFVQPLAETGRSLTSEVQSWPGMDTVNMVATNDANKMGGLKSSDTSLVVGSCQDELSIDEGNQSSSQDALASKSFEVSRLVRQEKEGLLQNNMNTALINGHFREQCLKSSMERLHKELERMKNENLTSLLPQDEHHSDPAFQGLQRELLQLHMANEQLGSIFPLFNEFSGSGNALERVLALEIELAEALQAKKKSSIHFQSSFLKQHNDEEAVFQSFRDINELIKDMLQVKRRYTAVETELKEMQERYSQLSLQFAEVEGERQQLVMTLKNVRPPKKA